A genomic segment from Lutibacter sp. A80 encodes:
- a CDS encoding tetratricopeptide repeat protein, which translates to MKIKILFCYLILITTIGYSQNKNNKILDSLLQVSKTQKEVQLIKTLNDISWEFKNSNIDSAFFYARKSLKISKNLNQQQAIASSYNSLANCFDAKGILDSALTYHKKSLAIKLKIGQTIGAADSYNNIGIAYDLKGDFARSLESYFKALKIYEEEQNVPSNKLPMVLGNIGIVYKKQKEYDKVLNYYKKALNIYEENNSPFGIVVTKGNIGSVLLSLEKYNESISYSEEAKTLYSKLGYERYVPYMLNNIAIAKDSLKLRTAAQHYYKEAIVLFTKDQNLYELAHAQIGLAKSLVTEKKYSEAISVVNNALKTTQEKGFKEFEIKAYKLLANIESKLGNHKQAYNYYEAYAVGKDSLFVEEKTKTIFELETKYETEKKEKEIAEQKEKLLKNELEIKNKNLTTLLLGSGLLVFTIISFGLYKRQQHKKREYKNKLALKEAQTYNKLQDQRLRISRDLHDNIGSQLTFIISSIDNLKFLSDPTNKKLLNKLSEINNFASTTISELRDTIWAMNTNKISFDNLQGRILSFIEKAKSATNNSIHFNINIKVTSELLFSSVKGINIFRVIQEAINNAIKYAEASEITLQILENETSIKFEITDNGKGFNINTTRLGNGLENMERRIKEIDGEITINSQPNNGTSIIISCPKNRTNVV; encoded by the coding sequence ATGAAAATAAAAATACTCTTTTGTTATTTAATTTTAATTACAACCATTGGCTATTCTCAAAATAAAAATAATAAAATATTAGATAGTTTATTACAGGTTTCAAAAACTCAAAAAGAGGTTCAATTAATTAAAACTTTGAACGATATCTCTTGGGAATTTAAAAACTCTAATATTGATAGTGCTTTTTTTTACGCTCGAAAATCATTAAAAATTTCAAAAAATTTAAATCAACAACAAGCAATAGCTTCATCGTACAATAGCTTAGCAAATTGTTTTGATGCCAAAGGAATTTTAGACAGTGCACTCACCTATCATAAAAAAAGCTTAGCCATAAAGTTAAAAATAGGTCAAACTATTGGTGCTGCAGATTCCTATAACAATATTGGAATTGCGTACGACTTAAAAGGTGATTTCGCACGTTCTTTAGAAAGCTATTTTAAAGCTTTAAAAATTTACGAAGAAGAACAAAATGTGCCTTCTAATAAACTTCCTATGGTTTTAGGAAATATTGGAATTGTATATAAAAAACAAAAAGAATACGACAAGGTTTTAAATTATTATAAAAAAGCGTTAAACATTTACGAAGAAAACAATTCTCCTTTTGGTATAGTTGTAACAAAAGGAAATATAGGTTCTGTATTATTAAGTTTAGAAAAATATAACGAATCCATTTCCTATTCTGAAGAAGCCAAAACCCTTTACAGTAAATTAGGTTATGAGCGTTATGTACCCTATATGTTAAATAATATTGCTATTGCCAAAGACAGTTTAAAATTGAGAACTGCAGCGCAACACTATTATAAAGAAGCAATTGTTCTATTTACAAAAGATCAAAATTTATACGAGTTAGCACACGCTCAAATTGGATTAGCAAAAAGTTTAGTAACTGAAAAAAAATATTCTGAAGCCATTTCGGTAGTAAATAATGCATTAAAAACAACTCAAGAAAAAGGTTTTAAAGAATTTGAAATTAAAGCCTATAAACTATTAGCCAATATTGAATCTAAATTAGGAAACCATAAACAAGCATACAATTATTATGAAGCTTATGCCGTAGGAAAAGATAGCTTATTTGTTGAAGAAAAAACAAAAACTATTTTTGAGCTAGAAACAAAATATGAAACCGAAAAAAAGGAAAAAGAAATCGCTGAACAAAAAGAAAAACTTTTAAAAAATGAATTAGAAATAAAAAACAAAAATCTAACCACCCTATTATTAGGCTCTGGCTTACTTGTGTTTACAATTATTTCGTTTGGTTTATACAAACGTCAACAACATAAAAAAAGAGAATATAAAAATAAATTAGCTTTAAAAGAAGCACAGACTTATAACAAATTGCAAGATCAACGTCTACGAATTTCTCGCGATTTACACGATAATATTGGGTCGCAATTAACCTTTATAATTTCATCTATAGATAACTTAAAATTTTTATCAGACCCAACCAATAAAAAACTACTTAACAAACTTTCTGAAATAAATAATTTTGCAAGCACCACAATTTCTGAACTTAGAGATACTATTTGGGCTATGAATACAAATAAAATTTCTTTTGATAATTTACAAGGAAGAATTTTATCTTTTATAGAAAAAGCAAAATCTGCAACAAACAATTCAATACATTTTAATATCAATATTAAAGTAACTAGTGAATTGTTATTTTCTTCAGTAAAAGGAATTAATATTTTTAGAGTAATTCAAGAAGCTATAAATAACGCCATAAAATATGCCGAAGCTTCAGAAATAACACTACAAATTTTAGAAAATGAAACTAGCATTAAATTTGAAATAACCGACAACGGTAAAGGTTTCAA